The Candidatus Eisenbacteria bacterium DNA segment GAACGCCTGCGCGAGCTGGCCGAGGGCCGCGACCAGCGCGAGCGCATCCTGGCGCACATGGTGGACGGGGTGGTGCTGGTGGGCGCCGACGGCCGCGTGGTGCACGCCAATCGCGGCTTTGCCGCCATCCTGGGGCTGGCCCAGCCGCCCGCGCCCGGCAGCCGCTTCCTGGAGGAAGTGCGCCAGCCGGTCCTGGCGGGCCTGCTGGAGCGCGCCCGCGGCCACGCCGACGCCCTGACCGAGGAGATCACCTTCTTCAGCCCCGTGCAGCGCACCGTCGAGGCCGCCGTAGTGAACCTGGGCGGTGCCGGGACCGGCGCCCAGCTGCTGGTGATGCACGATCTCTCGCGGGTGAAGCTGCTGGAGCGGGTGCGCCAGGAGTTCGTGGCCAACGTGTCGCACGAGCTGAAGACCCCGCTCACCCTGATCCGCGGCTCCGCTGAGACGCTGCTGGACGGCGGCCTGGAGGACGAGGCGCACCGGCGTGCGTTCGTGGAGAAGATCGAGCGCCACTCCGAGCGGCTGCAGCGCATCGTGGAGGACCTGCTGGAGCTGGCGCGGCTGGAGCAGCCCGGCGTGCGCGCGGGGGAGGAGTCGGTGGATCTCGCCGAACTGGCCCGCGGCGTCGTCCAGTCCTTCCGCGACGCGGCCGCCTCACGCAGCCTCGCCCTGGAGTGGCACGACCCCGGCGGCCCGGTTGCGGTCTCGGGAGACGTCGACATGCTCGAGCGGGCCATCGCCAACCTGGTGGACAATGCCGTGAAATACACCCAGCAGGGCTCGGTGAGCGTGCGCGTGGGCCGGGAGGCCGGCGTGGCCTTCTGCGAGATCCGCGACACCGGCCCCGGCATCCCCGCCGAGCACCTCTCGCGCATCTTTGAGCGATTCTACCGGGTGGACCAGGGGCGCTCTCGGGAGCTGGGCGGCACGGGCCTGGGGCTCTCCATCGTGCGGCACGTGGCGGAGCTGCATGGCGGGAGCGTGCGGGTGGAGAGTGAACTGGGGCGGGGGAGTGTGTTCCGGGTGGAGATTCCGGTGGCAGCCGCCTTGACGAGTTGATACTTCAAGCCTAGATTCATAATGGGCAACAGGGTCGGATGCCTTGACCGGAAAGGGGGGCCGCCCGTGAAGCCTTGGTTACCGCGTTTCGTGCTCCTGCCGCTGGCCATCCTCCTGATCGCTTCCCCGCTCCACGCCGGGCAGAATGCTGGCGCCCTGGCCCGGATCTACTGGCTCACCAGCAACACCACCGCTTCGGCGAGCCGTTTTTCCAACGCCGCTTTGGTGAAGGCCCTGGTCACCGTCAAGGGCGTCCACAACTTTCGGGGGGCGGACGTCCAGCTCGTGTTCGGCAAGGCGAACTGGTACGTCTACGTCCCCGGGGACCATGACCGGTTCCTGGCGCTCACCACCCCTCCGCCGGCCTGGCAGGGGCAGTTGGGCGGTCCCGCGGAGGCGAACTACGCGGCCTACCGTGGAGGGTTCAACGGAGGGTCCGCTGGCATCTGGCCGGACGTCTTCAAGGTGGCGCCGGCGGTGCCGAATGTTGCGAGTTCGCAGGATGGAACACCGTACTGCTGCCTGACCTCCGGGATCACGGCATGCCTGACCCCCAATGGCAGGGGAGTCATCTGGCTATCCTCTGCCGGTAGTGCGGGAATGGCGCGCGATCCAGCCGTGGAATATGCCGTGTTCGGTTTCACGCTGGACCTGAGCGGCAACGCCGGCCACCTGGCGGGCGACTCCGACAGCCCCGAGCCCGTGGTGATTCAGCCGAACTACCGGCTGCCTTGCGGCACTGGTGAGAAGGGTAGCGTCATGGTCACCGTGGACGGGGCTACCGTCAAGGATTTCAACTCGTTTGAGAACGGATACGATCATCTCTACTGGCACTCGGAACTCATCACTCCGGTGAAGCCCGCCACGTGGAGCCGGCTGCGGAATCTGTACCGATAGGTTTCGCACCGCCGCGAATCGAAGGTGTGAAGGGATCGTATGAGAGGATCGGAATTCCTGCCACGAAGCGCAGGCCATCGCATGAAGCTTTGGCTTTCGCGTTTCGAACTCCTGGTCCTGGTTTTCTTCGTGGCTGCCTCCCCGCTCCACGCCGGCCAGAACGCCGGCGCTTCGGCCCGGATTTACTGGCTGGTCGACAACACCACCGCTGCAACGAGTCCCTACTCCACCGCCGCCTCGGTGAAGGCGCTGGTCACCGTCAGGGGCATTCACAACTTCCGCGGCGCGGACGTCCAGCTCGCGTTCGGCAAGGCCAGTTGGTACAGCTACGGTTCTCCCCCATCCAGTGACTGGTTCCTGGCGATCACCACCCCTCCACAGGCGTGGCAGGTGCGGCCCGGCGGCCCGGCCGAGGCGAACTACACATTGCAACTGGGTGGGTTCAATGGGCCTTTCGCGAGCCTCTGGCCGGATGTATTCAAGGCCCTGCCTGCGGTGCCGAGTCTTGCGATCTACCAGGACGGCAGTTCCTACTGCTGTTGGACTACCGGATCAAACGCGTGCGTCACCCCCCATGGCAGGGGTGTGATCTGGCTGTCCGCGGTCGGATCTGCGGGAGTGACGCGGGACCCATCCGTGGAGTACGCCGTGCTGGGATTCACGCTGGACCTGAGCGGAAGCTCCGGCCACCTGGTGGGCGACGACAGCAACCCCGAGCCAGTGGTGATTCACCCGGAGTACAGGCTGCCGTGCGGCAGCGGTGAGAAGGGTGAGACCCTCCTCCTCGTGGATGGGGCGGTCGTCAAGGACTATGCAGCCTTCGACTATGTGCACGATATGCTCTACTGGCACCAGGAGCTGATTACCCCGGTGAAGCCCGCCACCTGGAGCCGGCTCCGGAAGTTGTACCGATAGACTCCGCACCGCCGAGGCATTCCAGACCCGAACGGAGACTCGTATGACGGCCGCCTCCTGTCTCGTTGCCGCACTCCTTCCCATCCTCTGCCCAATCTGGCCCGCATCGGTTCCTCCCATGGAGCGCCCGGGCCCCGTGGATTCCACCACGATTGCCACGGTCGCGGCCGGCCTCGAGAACGCGGCCCACGGCCGTCTGGAGACGTCTTCCCTCCGCATCTACGTCAAGGCTCCGCGGGCAACGCCCGAGGGCATCACCTTCGAATCCCTCGAAGACCCCGTGCCCACGGATGCGCTCCGCCTTCCGATGACCGTGCCGTGGACCGACGTGCAGACGCTCGAGACGAGCCGCCCGGCGCGGATTCCGCTCGCGCTGGGACTAGGAGTCGTCGGCGCGATTGTCGGGCACATGCTCTGGACGGGATCATCAAGGAGCATCGTGGTCGAGGGGCACCCGATCCATCTGGAGGACCGGCAGGCCTACTACATCGTGGGCGGCATCGAGGCGGGGATGGTCACCGGGTTTGCGCTGAACCTGTGGTCGCCCCGGGTTCGAAGGGTGTATCCACCGGCGGGTGACTGAGGAAGCGACACCGTCCATCCGCCGGAAGCTGGAGGGGCGGGCGTCTCCGTGAGGAGAGGCCCGCCCCCGAGCATTTCAGGCGACTGTCTGCCCCAGCCTACTCGATCACCACGAACTTCCCAGTGACCGTCTGGCTGCCCGCACGCGCCCGGTAGAAGTACGCGCCGGCCTGGCCGCGCGCGCCCATCAGGGTGCGGCCGTCCCAGGACACGGTGGTCTCGCCGCCCACCGCGCGGTCGCGCAGCGGCTGGGCCACCAGGCGCCCGGCGGCGTCGTAGATGCTGAGGCTCACCACGCCCAGCGAGGGCATGTTCACGCGGAAGATCACGCTGTTGCCGCCGCTCAGGCGCACCGGGTTGCCGCTGGCCAGCGCCACGCGGAAGTTCGGCACCGACACGATCGACTCCACCATGTCCGAGGACGAAGAGGATCCGCCGGACTCCGCCGAGGTGTTGACGCACTCGGCGAGGCCGTTCAGCTCCGCGTATTCGGACTGGCTCAGCCCGCGCAGGCAGAGCCTGGACTCGATGCGCGCAATGACGTCACCGACCGTCACCTGCGTGCCGCCCATGCCGCAGCGCCCGCCGCAGGTGACCACCAGGTCGTCGCACACCCGCCCGGAGCACTTGTTGAGCAGCATCGCCAGGTACTGCTGGGCGGCCTTGATCTGCATGTTGGTGGTCTTGGTGTTGAGCAGCGCGCAGCTCGCGGTGAAGCAGCCGCTCGGGCCGAACACCTGGCTGCTGGCGGTCACGCAGGCGAGCAGCTTGGCCATCTCTTCCGGGCTCACCTTCACGTTGCCGCCGCCATGGTGGTCGCGGTCCTCGCCGTCGTCGCCGCCCTTGCCACCGTGGCCGCCGCCGCCATAGCTGCCGCCACCGTAGCCACCGCCACCGGAGCCCGACGTGCGGTAGCTGCCGCCGCTGGTGCTGCACTGCTGCTTCCAGAAGCCCCATGAGAGGGCCTTGTTGCTGCAGTCCTCGGGCGGCGGGGGCGGGGCGCTGATGCAGCCGGTGACGTCGTCCAGGCCGAAGCCGAGGTCGCCGCTGATCACCGGGGCCGGCGTGGCCGCGGTGAGGTCGAGGTAGACCAGCGGGCCTTCGTTCTGGGACTGGTTGTAGTCCAGCAAGGCGATCAGGTTGGGGCAACGGTAGTTCCCGGCCGCCAAAGCGGCCTCCCACACCTGTCCCTCCTGGGACTCGCCGTCCCCCAGCAGGCAATACACCCGAAAGTTTAGCCTACCAAGAAGTGCACCCATGACCAGGAAGTGGCCGGTGTAGGCGTCGTAGACCAGACCGTGCGAGGTCTTGGCCGAGGTGAACACCTTGGTGGTGGCGAACGTGGTGGTGTTGAGCAGGTAGATGCTGCCGCCGCCGTGCTCGTCGGCGTCGCTCACGTACAGGTCGCCGTTGGGCGCGAACACCACGCCAGTGATGACCCCGTTGTCGGTCCCGGTGACCGCGGCCTGGTGCGTGGCGCCGGTGGCGTAGTCCACCCAGCCCACGTTGGCGTTGTAGAACCCGCCGGTCCACACCTGCGTGCCCGCGGGGTTGAACACCACGTGGAACGCGCCCGGCAGCAGGTCGGGGATGTTGTTGTTCAGCTGCGTAAAGGTGCCGGTGGCGGGATCCACTTTGTAGATGTTGTTCGAGAGTTGGCCGCCCACGATCAGCTCGGTCTTGCCGGGCGTGCACGTGATGCCGTCGGAGCCGTCGAGAGCGGTGATGGTGACCGGAGATCCGCTCACCAGCCCGCCGGTCACGCTGACGCGCGCGACGGTGTGGCCGCTGAAGTAGGTGCCGTAGAGCGTGCCGGTGAACGCGGCATGCGCCGCCGGCGGGAGCGCCAGGGCGAAGCCCAGGGCGAGGATGGGGACGAGAAGGAGACGTTTCACTTGGAAGTCCTCCATGTGAGGGGCATGGTCGGGGGTCATGGGCGGAACGCTTCCGGTTGGGGGCGGCGCGCCCGGGACGAGACGCTGTTCCCGTCTTCGCAGGGGGAACTTCATCGAACGAGATACGGAAGTATACCATGGCGCAGCGCGCGGATGCCATGCAGCTATGTGATTATTTCCCCACATTCATGTAACTTATTGCAGTGCAATGCATTGAGGCTTCCGAGGGAACCGCCTACCCGAATCTCCCCGACACATAGTCTTCGGTGAGCTTGTTCTCCGGCGAGGTGAAGATCTTGCGGGTGGGCCCAAACTCCATCAGCCGGCCCTGCATCAGGAACGCGGTGGAGTCGCTCACGCGCGCTGCCTGCTGCATGTTGTGGGTGACGATCACGATCGCGAAGTTGGCTTTCAGCTCGAAGATCAGTTCCTCGATCTTGGCCGTGGACACCGGGTCCAGCGCCGAGCAGGGCTCGTCCATGAGCAGCACCCGAGGCTCCACCGCCAGGGCGCGCGCGATGCACAGCCGCTGCTGCTGCCCGCCGGAGAGGCTGGCGCCGGGCTTGGCCAGCTCATCTTTGAGTTCGTCCCACAGCGCCGCGGCGCGCAGCGTGCGCTCCACCACCTCGTCGGCCTGCGCCAGGCGCTGGGAGTTGAGCTTGAAGCCGGCCAGCACGTTGTCCCGGACGGACATGTTGGGGAAGGGATTGGGCCGCTGGAACACCATGCCCACCTCGCGCCGCACGCGCACCGGGTCGGCGCCGGGGGCGTAGATGTCCTCGCCGTCCAGCAGCACGCGGCCGGTGTGCCGTGCGCCGGGCACCACTTCGTGGAGCCGGTTCAGGGTGCGGATCAGCGTGGACTTGCCGCAGCCCGAGGGACCGATGATGGCGGTCACCCTGCGCGCCGCGAAGTCCAGCGTGACGTCGTGCAGCGCCTGCTGGGCCCCGAACCAGGCGCTCAGGCTGTGCACCTCGATGTGCCCGCCGCGCTCCGGCGCCGTCGCGCCCTCCGGGGCGGGCGCGCCCTGCGGGGCGCCCCCGCCGGGCGGACCACTGGCGCCTGCCGGCCGCGGGATCATCGCGCGCTCCCCGCGCGGGCACGGATGGCGGTGCGGGCGATCACGTTGAGCACCAGCACCATGAACACCAGCACCAGCGCGCCCGCCCAGGCCTGGCGGTGCCAGTCCTCGTAGGGGGAGATGGCGTAGGTGAAGATCTGCACCGGCAGCGAGGCGATGGGCTCGTGGAGAGTGACCGACCAGAACCGGTTGCCCAGCGCAGTGAACAGCAGCGGAGCGGTCTCGCCGGCGATGCGCGCGATGGCCAGCATGATGCCCATCACGATCCCGCCGCGCGCGTTCTGCAGCACCACGAGGAGAATTGTGCGCCATTTCGGGACGCCGAGGGCCAGGGCGGCCTCGCGCAACGAACCCGGCACCAGCCGCATCAGCTCCTCGGTGGTGCGCATCACCGTGGGGATCATCAGTATTGCCAGCGCCACCCCGCCCGCGATCGCGGAGAAGGACTTCATGGGCCGGACCACCATTGCAAACACGAACACCCCGACCACGATGGAGGGGACGCCACTCAGCACGTCGGCGGTAAAGCGCACCGTGCGCGCCAGCGGCGAGTCGGCGTACTCGGCCAGAAAGATGCCTCCCAGGATGCCGAAGGGCAGGCCCACCAGGCAGGCGAGGGCCACCAGTTCCAGCGTGCCCACGATGGCGTTGGCCATGCCTCCGCCGGCCTCGCCGACGGGCTTGGGCAGGTGCAGGAAGAAGTCCAGGTTGATGGCCTGCGCGCCCTGGCCGAGGATGTACGCGAACACGCTGACCAGCGGGATCAGCGCCAGCAGCACGCACAGGAAGGACACCGCGGTCATCACCACGTTGAGCGCGCGGCGGCGCAGGTGGCGTGCGTCGGAGCGGGCCGCGGGCTCCCGCGCGCCCATGGGGCCACCCGACGCTTGGGGGCGGCGCGAGGAGCCGGGGCCGTGCGGAGCTCCCGCGCGTCGCGCGGACGGCAGCGGGGTTGGGGTCACGCTCATGCCGCCGGAGTCCCCCCGAAGCGGCCCACCGTCCGCCACACCAGCCAGCGGGCCACGATGTTGAGCAGGATGGTCAGCCCGAAGAGCACCAGGCCGACCTCGATCAGCGCCGAGATGTACAGGTCCCCGGAGGCCTCGGCGAACTCGTTGGCCAGCACGCTGGCCATGGTGTATCCGGGCGCGAACAGCGACGCGCTCACCTCCGGACGATTGCCGATCAGCATGGTGACCGCCATGGTCTCGCCCAGGGCGCGGCCCAGGCCGAGGATCACCGCACCCAGGATGCCGGAGCGCGCGTAGGAGAACACCGCCATGCGCGTGGTCTCCCAGCGCGTGGCACCCAGCGCCAGCGCGGCCTCGCGCTGCGCACGCGGCACGGCGCGGAACACCTCGAGGCAGATCGCCGAGATGGTGGGCAGGATCATGATCGCCAGGATCAGCCCCGCGGCCATCATCCCCACGCCGTAGTGCGGGCCCTTGAAGAACGGCAGGAAGCCCAGGTGCTGCGCCAGCCACGCCTGCGGCCCCTCGCGCAGCAGCGGGGCCAGCACGAAGATGCCCCACAGCCCGTAGATCACGCTGGGCACCGCCGCCAGCAGCTCCACCAGGAAGCCCAGGATGCGGCTCAGCGTGCCGCCGGCCAGCTCCGAGAGGAAGCTCGCGATTCCCAGCGCCAGAGGCACCGCGATCAGCAGCGCCAGCAGCGAGGACACCAGCGTGCCGTAGATGAACGGCAGCGCCCCGTACACCTCCTGGACCGGGTCCCAGGTGCTGGTCCACAGGAACTTCCAGCCGAAGGCGCGGATCGAGGGCATGGAGGCCTGGAGCAGCTCCCAGGCCATGGCCAGGCCCAGGACCACGACGGCCAGGGCGAAGCCGCCGACGAGGCCCTTGAAGACGGCATCGCCGACCCGGCGCCTGGGCCGCGTCCACGCCGGAACACTCGTGGGCGGGGCCGACTCGGGCGCGGGGTCCGTGAGCCGCGCGGGTTCCTGGATCACGGTCGTGCTCACTTCAGCAGCGGGCTCCCCCCGGAGGCCAGCGAGCGCACCTTGGCCTCGTTCAGCGCCACCACCGCCGGCGGCAGCGGCGCGTACAGCAGCGGCGCGGCGAACTTCTGCCCGTCGTGGATGGCCCACCACAGGAACTTCGCCAGCGTCTCTCCCTTGCCGCGGTTCTTCTGGTCCTTGAACACCAGCAGGTAGGTGAATCCGCAGATCGGGTAGGCGCCCTTGCCCGACGGGTTCACGATGCTCACGCGCAGGTCCGAGGGCATTCTCACCGCCGCGGCTGCCGCCGCGGTGGTGGTGGCGCCCACGCCGGGCGCCACGTACTCGCCGGCGCGGTTCTTCACGCTGGCGAACGCCATCTTGTTGGTCACGGCGTAGGCCAGCTCGGTGTAGCCGATGGAGCCCTTGAGCGTGAGCACCTGGCCGGCCACGCCCTCGTTGCCTTTCGCGCCCAGCCCCGCGGGCCAGTTCACGGCGGTGTTCTTGCCCACCGACTTGGCCCACGCGGTGCTCACGCGGCTCAGGTAGTCGGTGAAGATGTTGGTGGTGCCCGAGCCGTCGCTGCGGTGCACCACGGTGATGGCCAGATCCGGGAGCGCGACTCCGGGGTTGGCGGCCTTGATCCTGGGGTCGTCCCAGCTCGTGATCTGGCCCAGAAAGATGCCGGCGATGGTCTCGCCGTCCAGCTTGAGTCCGGTGGGCACGCCGGGCACGTTGTAGATCACCACCACCGCGCCGAGCACCGTGGGGATATGCAGGATGCCCGGGGCCCTGGCCATCTGCTCCTCGGTCATGAACGCGTCGGAGGCGCCGAAGTCCACGGTGCCCTCGGTGATCTGGCGGATGCCGCCGCCGCTGCCGATGGAAGCGTAGTTGATGTTCACGCCCTTGTTCAGCTTCGCGTACTCGTCGAACCACTTGGAGTAGAGCGGGTAGGGGAACGTGGCCCCCGCGCCCGTGAGGCCGGCCGCAGGCACCTGCGAGGCGCAGGCGAGCAGCTGGCCCGCGGCCAGGAGGGCGGCGAGGGGACGCGAGCGGCTCAGGATCTTCAGCATGGGAGGTGTTTCTCCTTTCGATTCCGGCTCAGTAGGTGACCTGGACCTGGAGCGCGACCTGGTTCGGGTTGTAGGTCTTCCCGTCGGGTCGCGTGGGTTTGTCGGTGGCCAGGGCGCCGTAGGTGGTCCACTGGTTCGAGAGCGCCACGACCATATTGCTGCCCCACGCGTAGCTCACGCCGAGCAGGCCGCGAAAGTGCGCGTTGTCGGGCTTGAGTCGGTCCGGGTCGTACATGTCGAAGCGTCCGAACAGGCGCCAGTCGCTCACCGCCTCCCAGGATCCGCCGAGGCTCACGCCGCCGGACTGCACCCGCTGCGCATCG contains these protein-coding regions:
- a CDS encoding HAMP domain-containing protein, which produces MRGSFAQRLFGGFLLVLAAGLAVLGWQAHRFETRLFEARERAWAFRELSLAAAALPTSALQRHDSRELDAWCNRMGAAAGARITLVDSDGRLLGDSDVSLDSLTLVENHNDRPEVTQARAYGQGWARRHSHTLGLDLWYGAVPLPSERATKPVLRMAVPQARLANEEREQQRLLLFSLVVAFLTAAALALLSARVLGGRLRRALDAARRMGQGELDARAPEQPDDEVGRLGRSLNQMAARLEERLRELAEGRDQRERILAHMVDGVVLVGADGRVVHANRGFAAILGLAQPPAPGSRFLEEVRQPVLAGLLERARGHADALTEEITFFSPVQRTVEAAVVNLGGAGTGAQLLVMHDLSRVKLLERVRQEFVANVSHELKTPLTLIRGSAETLLDGGLEDEAHRRAFVEKIERHSERLQRIVEDLLELARLEQPGVRAGEESVDLAELARGVVQSFRDAAASRSLALEWHDPGGPVAVSGDVDMLERAIANLVDNAVKYTQQGSVSVRVGREAGVAFCEIRDTGPGIPAEHLSRIFERFYRVDQGRSRELGGTGLGLSIVRHVAELHGGSVRVESELGRGSVFRVEIPVAAALTS
- a CDS encoding T9SS type A sorting domain-containing protein — encoded protein: MKRLLLVPILALGFALALPPAAHAAFTGTLYGTYFSGHTVARVSVTGGLVSGSPVTITALDGSDGITCTPGKTELIVGGQLSNNIYKVDPATGTFTQLNNNIPDLLPGAFHVVFNPAGTQVWTGGFYNANVGWVDYATGATHQAAVTGTDNGVITGVVFAPNGDLYVSDADEHGGGSIYLLNTTTFATTKVFTSAKTSHGLVYDAYTGHFLVMGALLGRLNFRVYCLLGDGESQEGQVWEAALAAGNYRCPNLIALLDYNQSQNEGPLVYLDLTAATPAPVISGDLGFGLDDVTGCISAPPPPPEDCSNKALSWGFWKQQCSTSGGSYRTSGSGGGGYGGGSYGGGGHGGKGGDDGEDRDHHGGGNVKVSPEEMAKLLACVTASSQVFGPSGCFTASCALLNTKTTNMQIKAAQQYLAMLLNKCSGRVCDDLVVTCGGRCGMGGTQVTVGDVIARIESRLCLRGLSQSEYAELNGLAECVNTSAESGGSSSSSDMVESIVSVPNFRVALASGNPVRLSGGNSVIFRVNMPSLGVVSLSIYDAAGRLVAQPLRDRAVGGETTVSWDGRTLMGARGQAGAYFYRARAGSQTVTGKFVVIE
- the pstB gene encoding phosphate ABC transporter ATP-binding protein; translated protein: MIPRPAGASGPPGGGAPQGAPAPEGATAPERGGHIEVHSLSAWFGAQQALHDVTLDFAARRVTAIIGPSGCGKSTLIRTLNRLHEVVPGARHTGRVLLDGEDIYAPGADPVRVRREVGMVFQRPNPFPNMSVRDNVLAGFKLNSQRLAQADEVVERTLRAAALWDELKDELAKPGASLSGGQQQRLCIARALAVEPRVLLMDEPCSALDPVSTAKIEELIFELKANFAIVIVTHNMQQAARVSDSTAFLMQGRLMEFGPTRKIFTSPENKLTEDYVSGRFG
- the pstA gene encoding phosphate ABC transporter permease PstA, with protein sequence MGAREPAARSDARHLRRRALNVVMTAVSFLCVLLALIPLVSVFAYILGQGAQAINLDFFLHLPKPVGEAGGGMANAIVGTLELVALACLVGLPFGILGGIFLAEYADSPLARTVRFTADVLSGVPSIVVGVFVFAMVVRPMKSFSAIAGGVALAILMIPTVMRTTEELMRLVPGSLREAALALGVPKWRTILLVVLQNARGGIVMGIMLAIARIAGETAPLLFTALGNRFWSVTLHEPIASLPVQIFTYAISPYEDWHRQAWAGALVLVFMVLVLNVIARTAIRARAGSAR
- the pstC gene encoding phosphate ABC transporter permease subunit PstC, with the protein product MQEPARLTDPAPESAPPTSVPAWTRPRRRVGDAVFKGLVGGFALAVVVLGLAMAWELLQASMPSIRAFGWKFLWTSTWDPVQEVYGALPFIYGTLVSSLLALLIAVPLALGIASFLSELAGGTLSRILGFLVELLAAVPSVIYGLWGIFVLAPLLREGPQAWLAQHLGFLPFFKGPHYGVGMMAAGLILAIMILPTISAICLEVFRAVPRAQREAALALGATRWETTRMAVFSYARSGILGAVILGLGRALGETMAVTMLIGNRPEVSASLFAPGYTMASVLANEFAEASGDLYISALIEVGLVLFGLTILLNIVARWLVWRTVGRFGGTPAA
- the pstS gene encoding phosphate ABC transporter substrate-binding protein PstS translates to MLKILSRSRPLAALLAAGQLLACASQVPAAGLTGAGATFPYPLYSKWFDEYAKLNKGVNINYASIGSGGGIRQITEGTVDFGASDAFMTEEQMARAPGILHIPTVLGAVVVIYNVPGVPTGLKLDGETIAGIFLGQITSWDDPRIKAANPGVALPDLAITVVHRSDGSGTTNIFTDYLSRVSTAWAKSVGKNTAVNWPAGLGAKGNEGVAGQVLTLKGSIGYTELAYAVTNKMAFASVKNRAGEYVAPGVGATTTAAAAAAVRMPSDLRVSIVNPSGKGAYPICGFTYLLVFKDQKNRGKGETLAKFLWWAIHDGQKFAAPLLYAPLPPAVVALNEAKVRSLASGGSPLLK